The region GCGTCGTTCCACGAAGCCCGCCTACGCCAGCTCCCTGGGCCGCCGTCGCTTCCTCGGTCTCGTCGGGATCACCGCCGCCGCGGCGGCGGCCGCGACCGCCGTCGGGCGACTCCTGCCCAGCTCGGCCGACGTGAACGCGAGCCGCGAGGCGCTCCGGCTCCCCGAGGCGACGCCGCAGCAGTTCCCCTCGGGCCTCTCGCTCGACACGATCGACGAGGCGGTCGAGGGGCAGGAGCCGTTCCTCACGCCGAACGAGGACTTCTACCGCATCGACACGGCGCTGACGCTGCCCAACATCACTGCCGAGGACTGGTCGCTGCGCATCTACGGCCTCGTGGACACCGAGCGCACGCTGACGTATCAGGAGCTCCTGGAGCTGGAGCAGGTCGAGCGCACGATCACCATGACCTGCGTCTCCAACGAGGTCGGGGGCTCGCTCGTCGGGACGGCCACGTGGACCGGTACCCCCTCGAGCCGCTCCTGAAGGACCTCGGCCCGGCGTCGGACGCCGACTGCGTGCTGTGCACCAGCATCGACGGGTTCACGCTGACCGCCCCCTCGAGGCGCTGACCGACGGGCGCGACGCGCTGCTCGCCGTCGGGATGAACGGTGAGGTGCTGCCGCAGCGCAACGGGTTCCCGGTGCGCATGGTCGTGCCGGGTCTGTACGGCTTCGTCTCCGCGACGAAGTGGGTCGTGGAGATGAAGGTCTCGAGGTTCGCCGACGAGGTCGCGTACTGGACCGAGCGCGGCTGGGCCGAGCAGGCACCGATCAAGACCGCCTCCCGCATCGACGTGCCGCGCGGCTTCAGCCAGGTCAGCGCCGGCGACGAGGTCGTGATCGGTGGTGTCGCGTGGGCACAGACTCGGGGGATCGCCTCGGTGGAGATCCAGGTCGACCAGGGGGAGTGGCAGGAGGTCGAGCTCTCGCCGGCGCTCTCGAACGACACGTGGCGCCAGTGGCGCACGACGTGGACCGCCGAGCAGGGCGTGCACACGATCCGCTGCCGCGCCTACGACGGCGACGGCGAGCTCCAGATCGAGGAGATGGTCGCCCCCATCCCGAACGGGTCCTCCGGCTACGACTCGCGCAGCATCACGGTCACCTGACGTACCGGGGGCGACCCTGTCGCACCCCACCTGACCAGCATCGATGGGTCGGATCGAGAATTTTCTCGATCCGACCCATCCGCTTTCCCGGGGGCGCCGAACCATCCGTGAGAGACCGGCCGACAGGCCGCACCCCGATCGAAGGAGACACTCAGATGTTCACCACCAAGAAGACCTTCACGTCGCTGGCCGCCGCTGCCGCTCTCGCGCTCACGCTGTCGGCGTGCGGTGGCGGCGGCGACGAGGCCGAGACCCCGATGTCGCCGAGCGAGACCTCGTCGTCCTCGGAGTCGATGAGCCCGTCCGAGACCGAGACGTCGGCCAGCCCGTCCGAGGACATGACCGAGTCCGAGTCGATGGACCCGAGCATGGACCCGGCCGCCAACCTCGTCGGCCCCGGCTGCGCCGCCTACGCGGAGGCCGTGCCGGACGGCGCCGGCTCCGTCTCCGGCATGGCGCAGGACCCGGTCGCCACGGCCGCGTCGAACAACCCGCTGCTGACCACCCTGGTCTCCGCGGTCTCCGGCCAGCTCAACCCCGAGGTCGACCTCGTCAGCACGCTGAACAGCGACGAGTTCACCGTCTTCGCGCCGGTCGACGACGCGTTCGCGAAGATCGACCCCGCGACCCTCGAGTCGCTCGGTGGCGACGCCACCGCGCTCTCCACGGTCCTGA is a window of Litorihabitans aurantiacus DNA encoding:
- a CDS encoding molybdopterin-dependent oxidoreductase, with amino-acid sequence MHQHRRVHADRPLEALTDGRDALLAVGMNGEVLPQRNGFPVRMVVPGLYGFVSATKWVVEMKVSRFADEVAYWTERGWAEQAPIKTASRIDVPRGFSQVSAGDEVVIGGVAWAQTRGIASVEIQVDQGEWQEVELSPALSNDTWRQWRTTWTAEQGVHTIRCRAYDGDGELQIEEMVAPIPNGSSGYDSRSITVT
- a CDS encoding fasciclin domain-containing protein; this encodes MFTTKKTFTSLAAAAALALTLSACGGGGDEAETPMSPSETSSSSESMSPSETETSASPSEDMTESESMDPSMDPAANLVGPGCAAYAEAVPDGAGSVSGMAQDPVATAASNNPLLTTLVSAVSGQLNPEVDLVSTLNSDEFTVFAPVDDAFAKIDPATLESLGGDATALSTVLTYHVVPGQLDPEQVVGTHTTVEGEDLTIEGSGDDLMVGGQASVICGGVQTANATVYLIDTVLMPPSMMS